Proteins from a genomic interval of Chryseobacterium indologenes:
- a CDS encoding retropepsin-like domain-containing protein has protein sequence MKQHDYAGAKNALVAVLKQFSHLLTGDEIKDLKNNLRIWTALENEPQQKLTLNGETRLKMEKDAAGLKNLKVRVGEETMNFIFDTGANISTVSASVAKRLGMKMIPADIDVDAITGISAKADLAVCKKIVLGNTVIENAIFLVFADNALSFPQINYQINGILGFPVIAALKEMQLTQDDFFIVPEKETKIPALSNMAIDGLTPLIFVDGKHYKLDTGADHTILYEPFYREYKEEIDNRYKATKIAMGGAGGKIEYDGFKINHTFHILDQSISLKNISVLKNKINKETVYGNIGQDVIRQFHTMTLNFDQMFIKFD, from the coding sequence ATGAAACAACATGACTATGCAGGCGCAAAAAATGCATTGGTTGCAGTTCTTAAACAATTCAGTCATTTGTTAACCGGGGACGAGATAAAAGATTTGAAAAATAATCTTAGAATCTGGACAGCCCTTGAAAATGAACCTCAACAAAAATTGACATTGAACGGTGAAACCAGGTTAAAAATGGAAAAGGACGCAGCTGGTTTAAAGAATCTAAAGGTAAGAGTGGGAGAGGAGACCATGAATTTTATTTTTGATACCGGAGCTAATATTTCTACCGTCTCTGCATCGGTAGCGAAACGTTTAGGTATGAAGATGATCCCGGCAGATATTGATGTGGATGCAATTACCGGTATTTCAGCTAAAGCCGATCTTGCAGTTTGTAAAAAAATAGTACTAGGGAATACAGTCATTGAAAATGCCATTTTTTTGGTATTTGCAGACAATGCATTGAGTTTTCCACAAATCAATTATCAGATTAATGGGATTTTGGGATTTCCCGTTATTGCAGCATTAAAGGAAATGCAATTAACCCAGGATGACTTTTTTATTGTTCCTGAAAAAGAGACTAAGATACCTGCTCTTTCTAATATGGCCATTGATGGGTTAACTCCACTTATTTTTGTAGATGGCAAACATTATAAGTTGGATACAGGAGCTGATCATACGATTTTATATGAACCGTTTTATAGGGAGTATAAAGAAGAAATTGACAACCGGTATAAGGCTACCAAGATAGCAATGGGAGGTGCCGGAGGTAAAATTGAGTATGATGGGTTTAAGATTAATCATACTTTTCATATTCTTGATCAATCGATTAGTCTTAAAAACATTAGCGTACTAAAAAATAAGATTAATAAAGAAACGGTTTACGGAAATATCGGACAGGATGTGATCCGACAGTTTCATACGATGACGTTGAATTTTGATCAGATGTTTATTAAGTTTGATTAA
- a CDS encoding acyl carrier protein, with the protein MDTVNATLKMNHEELFTLLKGFITEVIGAEFVEEMDITPESSFTKDLEMDSIEIVSFSEKIKAHFGDQIDFTGWLSSMDLDQLINLDLSMIINYIYECQ; encoded by the coding sequence ATGGACACTGTAAACGCAACATTAAAAATGAACCACGAAGAACTTTTTACATTATTAAAAGGTTTTATTACTGAAGTGATAGGTGCTGAATTTGTAGAAGAAATGGATATTACTCCTGAAAGTTCATTCACCAAGGATCTGGAAATGGACAGTATTGAGATTGTTTCTTTCTCTGAAAAGATCAAAGCACATTTTGGAGATCAGATCGATTTTACAGGCTGGTTGTCTTCTATGGATCTTGACCAGCTGATCAATCTTGACCTTAGTATGATCATCAATTACATCTACGAATGCCAATAA